From Lolium perenne isolate Kyuss_39 chromosome 5, Kyuss_2.0, whole genome shotgun sequence, a single genomic window includes:
- the LOC127301810 gene encoding uncharacterized protein: MGKPLDVEQGGAGGAAVAAGGGGGGGVRAVAGAIGRSVSFRCVFVLALAVGVLVPALSLLLPSRPKGFISDDPDVLAAQIKVGFTLEKPVSFLTAHMDRIGSDIFEEIGVPNSKVSVVSMQSLTSKYSTHVVFGVLPYPKDASISLPALSVLRSSLVGMMLQQLNLSLTPSLFGHPSSIELLRFPGGITVVPVQSGSVWSSTVPLFNFVLNNSVYQILGNLTELKDQLELGLNLNTNERIYLQVRNEIGSSVEAPAIIEASVLDGTLLPYRLKQLAQLIKEPNAGNLGLNHSVFGKVKGVQLSSYLQHSISDLSPSPSPSPSPSPSPSPSPSVSVPVSLPPSGSVPYPGPPTFSLPPRSSPPLPNNPPCFPCTHCNPFPPAGRPKLKPPCIGRDPKPPPFVHSPQPSVVPPPSVHKPYLPPASPPIPGHVDPPRPLPSPDHVPNAVPGPAYQMMPIHSPQVPNFRHSMPPRKKRSSRTTKSPPVAPSPYYLHS, from the exons ATGGGGAAGCCCCTCGATGTCGAGCAGGGCGGCGCGGGAGGCGCCGCGGTCGccgcgggaggcggaggaggaggaggggtgcGGGCCGTCGCCGGCGCGATCGGCCGGTCCGTCTCGTTCCGGTGCGTGTTCGTGCTCGCGCTCGCTGTCGGGGTCCTCGTCCCGGCGCTGTCCCTCCTCCTGCCGTCTCGCCCCAAGGGGTTCATCTCCGACGACCCCGATGTTCTCGCCG CTCAAATCAAGGTTGGTTTCACGTTGGAGAAGCCTGTGTCATTCCTCACTGCTCACATGGACAGAATAGGGAGTGACATATTTGAAGAGATTGGTGTACCTAATAGCAAG GTTTCTGTTGTTTCGATGCAATCATTAACTTCTAAATACTCCACACATGTGGTTTTTGGTGTTCTTCCTTATCCAAAAGATGCTTCAATAAGTTTGCCGGCCCTTAGTGTACTGAGATCATCCTTAGTTGGGATGATGCTGCAGCAGCTGAACCTGTCCTTGACACCATCACTCTTTGGGCATCCATCTTCCATTGAGCTCTTGAGATTCCCTGGAGGAATCACTGTTGTTCCTGTGCAGTCTGGTTCTGTATGGTCGAGCACAGTCCCACTATTCAACTTTGTGCTGAACAACTCCGTTTATCAGATCTTGGGTAATCTTACAGAGCTAAAGGATCAGTTAGAACTTGGATTGAACTTGAACACAAACGAG AGAATATATTTGCAGGTCAGGAATGAGATTGGTTCTTCAGTTGAAGCCCCAGCAATCATTGAGGCATCGGTGTTAGATGGGACTCTCTTGCCATATAGATTGAAACAGCTAGCTCAGCTAATCAAAGAACCCAACGCGGGAAACCTTGGGCTTAATCACTCTGTATTTGGTAAAGTAAAAGGAGTCCAGCTGTCATCGTACCTACAACACTCGATCTCAGATTTGTCCCCTAGTCCATCTCCTtcgccatctccatctccatcccCCTCTCCATCACCTTCTGTAAGTGTGCCAGTATCTTTGCCTCCATCTGGGAGTGTCCCCTATCCTGGACCCCCAACTTTTAGTCTGCCTCCTCGGTCTTCTCCCCCTTTACCGAACAACCCCCCTTGTTTTCCATGTACTCACTGTAACCCCTTTCCTCCAGCTGGCAGGCCAAAGTTAAAACCACCCTGCATTGGTAGAGACCCAAAACCACCTCCATTTGTGCACTCACCACAGCCATCTGTTGTTCCACCCCCTTCAGTTCATAAACCATACCTTCCTCCAGCGTCTCCACCAATTCCTGGCCATGTAGATCCTCCCCGTCCCTTACCATCTCCTGATCATGTGCCAAATGCAGTCCCTGGACCAGCTTACCAAATGATGCCAATACATTCACCCCAAGTGCCTAATTTTCGACATTCTATGCCTCCACGGAAGAAACGAAGTAGCAGAACAACCAAATCTCCTCCGGTTGCTCCATCTCCATATT
- the LOC127301811 gene encoding uncharacterized protein translates to MTVFSVSAQIKVGFTLEKPASFLTAHMDRIGSDIFEEIGVPNSKVSIVSMNSLTSKYSTHVVFGVLPYPKDASISLPALSVLRSSLVGMMLQQLNLSLTPSLFGHPSSIELLRFPGGITVVPVQSGSVWTSTVPLFNFVLNNSVYQILGNLTELKDQLELGLNLNSNERIYLQVRNEIGSSVEAPAIIEASVLDGTLLPYRLKQLAQLIKEPDVGNLGLNHSVFGKVKGVQLSSYLQHSISDLSPSPSPSPSPSPSPSPSPSPSPSVSVPVSLPPSGSIPYPGPPTFSLPPRASPPLPNTPPCFPCTHCNPFPPAGRPKLKPPCIGRDPKPPPFVHSPQPSVVPPPSVHKPYLPPASPPIPGHVDPPRPLPSPDHVPNAVPGPAYQMMPIHSPQVPNFRHSMPPRKKRSSRTTKSPPVAPSPYSLHS, encoded by the exons ATGACTGTTTTCTCTGTTTCAGCTCAAATCAAGGTTGGTTTCACGTTGGAGAAGCCTGCGTCATTCCTCACTGCTCACATGGACAGAATAGGGAGTGACATATTTGAAGAGATTGGTGTACCTAATAGTAAG GTTTCTATTGTTTCGATGAACTCATTAACTTCTAAATACTCCACACATGTGGTTTTTGGTGTTCTTCCTTACCCAAAAGATGCTTCAATAAGTTTGCCGGCCCTTAGTGTACTGAGATCATCCTTAGTTGGGATGATGCTGCAGCAGCTGAACCTGTCCTTGACACCATCACTCTTTGGGCATCCATCTTCCATTGAGCTCTTAAGATTCCCTGGAGGAATTACTGTTGTTCCTGTGCAGTCTGGTTCTGTATGGACGAGCACAGTCCCACTATTCAACTTTGTGTTGAACAACTCCGTTTATCAGATCTTGGGTAATCTTACAGAGCTAAAGGATCAGTTAGAACTTGGATTGAACTTGAACTCAAACGAG AGAATATATTTGCAGGTCAGGAATGAGATTGGTTCTTCAGTTGAAGCCCCAGCAATCATTGAGGCATCGGTGTTAGATGGGACTCTCTTGCCATATAGATTGAAGCAGTTAGCTCAGCTAATCAAAGAACCTGACGTGGGAAACCTTGGGCTTAATCACTCTGTATTTGGTAAAGTAAAAGGAGTCCAGTTGTCATCGTACCTACAACACTCGATATCAGATTTGTCCCCTAGTCCATCTCCTtcaccatctccatctccatcccCATCTCCATCCCCCTCTCCATCACCTTCTGTAAGTGTGCCAGTATCTTTGCCTCCATCTGGGAGTATCCCCTATCCTGGACCCCCAACTTTTAGTCTGCCTCCTCGTGCTTCTCCCCCTTTACCGAACACCCCCCCTTGTTTTCCATGTACTCACTGTAACCCCTTTCCTCCAGCTGGTAGGCCAAAGTTAAAACCACCCTGCATTGGTAGAGACCCTAAGCCGCCTCCATTTGTGCACTCACCACAGCCATCTGTTGTTCCACCCCCTTCAGTTCATAAACCATACCTTCCTCCAGCGTCTCCACCAATTCCTGGCCATGTAGATCCTCCCCGTCCCTTACCATCTCCTGATCATGTGCCAAATGCAGTCCCTGGACCAGCTTACCAAATGATGCCAATACATTCACCCCAAGTGCCTAATTTTCGACATTCTATGCCTCCACGGAAGAAACGAAGTAGCAGAACAACCAAATCTCCTCCGGTTGCTCCATCTCCATATT CTCTCCATTCCTGA